One Sphingopyxis macrogoltabida genomic region harbors:
- a CDS encoding TrmH family RNA methyltransferase produces MTSAGRRSRIESLSNPLVKRMRLLREKRHRRAEGLFLAEGLRIATEAREAGVLPQWLFLADDGAAHPLARALVDATLAAGGEVIDATPAILSKLSGKDNAQTIVGIYAEPQTVLTDLDRDAAPIWLVAERLRDPGNLGTMLRTGDAVGAGGLILLGESTDPYSVEAVRASMGAIFTQRLVQAEWGEFLGWLRSGRGELVATWLGEDTKDYQAVRYAAPTFILIGNESQGMPADYAAAANVRVKMPMMGKADSLNAAVAAAVMAYEVLNQQRNR; encoded by the coding sequence ATGACCAGCGCCGGCCGCCGGTCCCGCATCGAAAGCCTGTCGAACCCGCTGGTCAAGCGGATGCGGTTGCTGCGCGAGAAGCGCCATCGCCGCGCCGAGGGATTGTTCCTGGCCGAAGGGCTGCGCATCGCAACCGAAGCGCGCGAGGCCGGGGTGCTGCCGCAATGGCTGTTTCTGGCCGACGACGGCGCGGCGCATCCGCTTGCCAGGGCGCTCGTCGACGCAACGCTCGCGGCGGGCGGCGAGGTGATCGACGCCACGCCTGCGATCCTCTCCAAATTGTCGGGCAAGGACAATGCGCAGACGATCGTCGGCATCTATGCCGAGCCGCAGACGGTGCTGACCGACCTCGACCGCGACGCCGCGCCGATCTGGCTGGTCGCCGAGCGGCTGCGCGACCCCGGCAATCTCGGCACGATGCTGCGCACCGGCGACGCGGTCGGCGCCGGCGGGCTCATCCTGCTCGGCGAGAGCACCGATCCCTATTCGGTCGAAGCGGTGCGCGCGAGCATGGGGGCGATCTTTACCCAGCGCCTTGTGCAGGCGGAATGGGGCGAATTTCTCGGCTGGCTGCGCAGCGGGCGCGGCGAACTGGTCGCGACCTGGCTTGGCGAGGATACGAAGGATTATCAGGCGGTGCGTTATGCCGCGCCGACCTTCATCCTGATCGGCAATGAATCGCAGGGGATGCCGGCGGACTATGCCGCCGCCGCCAACGTGCGGGTCAAGATGCCGATGATGGGCAAGGCCGACAGCCTGAACGCTGCGGTCGCGGCGGCAGTGATGGCCTATGAGGTACTGAACCAGCAGCGGAACCGATAG
- a CDS encoding DNA recombination protein RmuC — MDGLSLAIAFVALVLGALIGWLFAGRQAGGLKAERDGLSDRFKAAVTDLAAESEARQAADRQLAALLAEQRARDAAHDAQIAQLKDAQAALTAQFREVGQAMLDGAQKAFLERAEARFKESEATAGQNLKALLHPVHDRLEKYEAAVAKVEAERRDAFGLLHGQIAAMREGTERVSSEAAKLVNALRNAPKARGRWGEQQLRNVLESCGLSEHADFQTEVSVDGGDGSRLRPDVVVKVPGGQSLVIDAKVSLNAYQDAFGAVDEGEKAVHLAAHAAAMKAHVNTLGAKSYWNQFDDTPDFVVMFVPGEHFLAAALDQDHELWDYAFERKVLLATPTNLIAIARTVAAVWRQEKLAGQAREIAALGKELYARMSVMGSHIARVGKNLDQATGAYNAFVGSFESQVLTQAKRFEALDVETGDREIPALPVAEQAARPLAKLSGANGAND, encoded by the coding sequence ATGGATGGACTGTCACTCGCAATCGCTTTCGTCGCCCTCGTTCTCGGTGCCCTGATCGGCTGGCTGTTCGCCGGGCGGCAGGCGGGCGGGTTGAAGGCCGAACGCGACGGGCTTTCCGACCGCTTCAAGGCGGCGGTCACCGATCTGGCGGCGGAAAGCGAGGCACGGCAGGCGGCGGATCGCCAGCTTGCGGCGTTGCTCGCCGAACAACGGGCGCGCGACGCGGCGCATGATGCGCAGATCGCCCAGCTCAAGGACGCGCAGGCGGCGCTGACGGCGCAGTTTCGCGAAGTCGGGCAGGCGATGCTCGACGGGGCGCAAAAGGCGTTTCTCGAACGCGCCGAAGCGCGCTTCAAGGAGAGCGAGGCGACCGCTGGGCAGAATCTGAAGGCGCTGCTCCATCCGGTCCACGACCGGCTCGAAAAATATGAAGCGGCTGTGGCAAAGGTCGAGGCCGAGCGGCGCGATGCCTTCGGCCTGCTGCATGGGCAGATCGCGGCGATGCGCGAGGGAACCGAGCGCGTGTCGAGCGAAGCGGCGAAGCTCGTCAACGCGCTCCGCAACGCGCCGAAAGCGCGCGGACGCTGGGGCGAACAGCAACTGAGGAACGTCCTCGAAAGCTGCGGGCTTTCCGAGCATGCCGATTTCCAGACCGAGGTCAGCGTCGACGGCGGTGATGGTAGCCGGCTCCGCCCCGACGTCGTCGTCAAGGTGCCGGGCGGACAGAGCCTCGTCATCGACGCCAAGGTATCGCTCAACGCCTATCAGGACGCCTTCGGCGCGGTCGATGAGGGCGAGAAGGCGGTGCACCTCGCCGCCCATGCCGCGGCGATGAAGGCGCATGTGAACACGCTCGGCGCCAAATCCTACTGGAACCAGTTCGACGACACCCCCGATTTCGTGGTGATGTTCGTCCCCGGCGAGCATTTCCTCGCCGCAGCGCTCGATCAGGATCACGAGCTCTGGGACTATGCCTTCGAACGCAAGGTGCTACTCGCGACCCCGACCAACCTCATCGCGATCGCGCGCACCGTCGCGGCGGTGTGGCGGCAGGAAAAGCTCGCGGGACAGGCGCGCGAGATCGCGGCGCTCGGCAAGGAACTCTACGCGCGCATGTCGGTGATGGGCTCGCACATCGCGCGCGTCGGCAAGAATCTCGATCAGGCGACGGGGGCGTATAACGCGTTCGTCGGCAGCTTCGAATCGCAGGTGCTGACGCAGGCGAAACGCTTCGAGGCGCTCGATGTCGAGACGGGCGACCGCGAAATTCCCGCGCTGCCGGTTGCCGAACAGGCCGCGCGCCCGCTGGCCAAATTATCGGGCGCCAACGGCGCGAACGACTAG
- a CDS encoding copper chaperone PCu(A)C, with protein sequence MKSFARRSLTLAAVAAAALSLTACKENLGAGPQLNVVSGYIEMGATPDRPAVGYFRVTGGPRGAQLVAVTADLAQRVEMHESVRENGVVTMKPLVRADVPAKGELVFKQGGKHLMIWNINGAAVRAGKLPMQFVFTNNNNERILFDLPIKQTSTAMGGDGAMDHGAMDHSPPADAAKK encoded by the coding sequence ATGAAGTCTTTCGCACGCCGCTCGCTCACTCTGGCCGCCGTTGCCGCCGCCGCGCTGTCGCTGACGGCGTGTAAGGAAAATCTCGGCGCCGGACCGCAGCTCAACGTGGTGAGCGGCTATATCGAGATGGGCGCAACCCCCGACCGGCCCGCGGTCGGCTATTTCCGCGTCACCGGCGGTCCGCGCGGCGCGCAGCTCGTCGCGGTAACCGCCGATCTCGCGCAGCGCGTCGAAATGCATGAAAGCGTGCGCGAAAACGGCGTCGTGACGATGAAGCCACTCGTCCGCGCCGACGTGCCGGCGAAGGGCGAACTGGTGTTCAAGCAGGGCGGCAAGCATCTGATGATCTGGAACATCAACGGCGCCGCGGTGCGCGCGGGCAAGCTGCCGATGCAGTTCGTCTTCACCAACAACAACAACGAACGCATCCTGTTCGACCTGCCGATCAAGCAGACGTCGACCGCGATGGGCGGCGACGGCGCGATGGACCATGGCGCGATGGATCACAGCCCGCCGGCGGACGCGGCGAAGAAATAG
- a CDS encoding PTS sugar transporter subunit IIA, with amino-acid sequence MLGMVLVTHGRLAEEMVTAMEHVVGPQRAIATVCIGPNDNMEMRRKEIADAIRTVDEGRGVIMLTDLFGGTPSNLAISLLESGRTEVIAGVNLPMLIRLESARKTMELRAAVIAAKEAGQKYISVASEMLGVG; translated from the coding sequence CTGCTGGGAATGGTCCTGGTGACCCACGGCCGACTCGCCGAGGAAATGGTCACCGCGATGGAACATGTCGTCGGCCCCCAACGGGCGATCGCGACGGTGTGCATCGGCCCCAACGACAATATGGAAATGCGGCGCAAGGAAATCGCCGATGCGATCCGCACCGTCGACGAAGGCCGCGGCGTGATCATGCTGACCGACCTGTTCGGCGGCACCCCGTCGAACCTCGCGATCAGCCTGCTCGAAAGCGGGCGGACCGAGGTGATCGCCGGCGTCAATCTGCCGATGCTGATCCGGCTGGAAAGCGCGCGCAAGACGATGGAATTGCGCGCCGCGGTGATCGCCGCGAAGGAAGCGGGCCAGAAATATATCTCGGTCGCGTCGGAAATGCTGGGGGTGGGATGA
- the rapZ gene encoding RNase adapter RapZ, with product MSRTAEPRLLLVTGLSGAGKSTVLKVLEDLGWEVVDNLPLSLLEALIAAPAKGSNASRPLAVGIDSRSRGFKPNRLVKQIKSLREAGGRDVQTLFIDCAGAELERRFSETRRRHPLAEDRPAADGIAREREMMESLRRWAEHVIDTTNYSSNDLQQEVRQRFGDTGQDEPVLNIMSFGFARGLPRNADLVFDMRYLRNPHWDAKLRPGTGLDADVSAYIAADPAYETTVAQIETLLIALLPRYRAEGKSYVTVAFGCTGGRHRSVHVAERVAKRLRDAGHALTVIHRNLDSAPQDGLEGRPPSAPSAPGGGKA from the coding sequence ATGAGCCGGACCGCCGAACCGCGGTTGCTGCTCGTCACCGGCCTGTCGGGGGCGGGCAAGTCGACGGTGCTGAAGGTGCTCGAGGACCTTGGCTGGGAGGTCGTCGACAATCTGCCGCTGTCGCTGCTCGAAGCCCTGATCGCCGCCCCCGCAAAGGGTAGCAATGCGAGCCGCCCGCTCGCGGTCGGCATCGACAGCCGCAGCCGCGGGTTCAAACCCAACAGGCTGGTCAAGCAGATCAAGTCGCTGCGCGAGGCCGGCGGGCGCGACGTCCAGACATTGTTCATCGACTGTGCCGGCGCCGAGCTGGAGCGGCGTTTTTCCGAAACCCGCCGCCGCCATCCGCTCGCCGAGGACCGCCCCGCCGCCGACGGCATCGCGCGCGAGCGCGAGATGATGGAATCGCTGCGCCGCTGGGCCGAGCATGTCATCGACACGACCAATTACAGCAGCAATGATTTGCAGCAGGAGGTGCGCCAGCGTTTCGGCGATACCGGTCAGGACGAACCGGTGCTCAACATCATGAGCTTCGGCTTCGCGCGTGGGTTGCCACGCAACGCCGACTTGGTGTTCGACATGCGGTATCTGCGTAATCCGCATTGGGATGCAAAGCTGCGCCCGGGCACCGGGCTCGATGCCGACGTATCCGCCTATATCGCCGCCGATCCGGCCTATGAAACGACGGTCGCGCAGATCGAGACGCTGCTCATCGCGCTGCTGCCGCGCTATCGCGCCGAGGGCAAATCCTATGTCACCGTCGCCTTCGGATGCACCGGCGGGCGCCACCGCTCGGTGCATGTCGCCGAACGTGTGGCCAAAAGGCTACGCGACGCGGGCCATGCGCTGACGGTCATCCACCGCAATCTTGACTCCGCCCCGCAAGATGGGCTTGAGGGCAGGCCCCCGTCAGCGCCTTCCGCGCCCGGCGGCGGAAAAGCATGA
- a CDS encoding HPr family phosphocarrier protein, translating to MAEVSETVEITNQRGLHARASAKFVTFVSRLPETVSVEVEKGGSRVNGTSIMGLMMLGAAKGDSITIHTKGDGADAALLKLVGLVKDSFGED from the coding sequence ATGGCGGAAGTCTCCGAGACGGTCGAAATCACCAACCAGCGCGGCCTGCACGCGCGCGCGAGCGCCAAGTTCGTCACCTTCGTCAGCCGCCTGCCCGAAACCGTGTCGGTCGAGGTCGAAAAGGGCGGATCGCGCGTCAACGGCACGTCGATCATGGGGCTGATGATGCTCGGCGCCGCGAAGGGCGATTCAATCACCATCCATACGAAGGGCGACGGCGCCGACGCCGCGCTGCTCAAGCTCGTCGGGCTGGTCAAGGACAGCTTCGGCGAGGATTGA
- a CDS encoding META domain-containing protein, translating into MTRIALPALVSLFALSACVPAAEPPRSPGGGAGSYMALGTEPGWTLEITPGLLNYDGDYGDTKIVVANPGARPSFNGERYVTQRLTVDITHGECSDGMSDRRYRDTVTVTADGQMVKGCGGGILPPAELAGTSWTFVSIGGLAVATDRPTSLQFEGERLSGSAGCNRFSGSYKHADRTLTAGPLIATEMACPGAGMTQENAFFELMRGPVSTSFPTDGTLILTGADGKTAVLKRAI; encoded by the coding sequence ATGACAAGGATCGCCCTGCCCGCTCTCGTTTCGCTCTTCGCGCTGTCGGCCTGCGTCCCCGCCGCCGAACCGCCGCGATCGCCCGGCGGCGGCGCGGGCTCCTATATGGCGCTCGGCACCGAGCCCGGCTGGACGCTTGAGATCACGCCCGGCTTGCTCAATTACGACGGGGATTATGGCGACACCAAGATCGTCGTTGCCAACCCCGGCGCGCGGCCGAGCTTCAATGGCGAGCGCTATGTCACGCAAAGGCTGACCGTCGACATCACCCATGGCGAATGCAGCGACGGGATGAGCGACCGCCGCTATCGCGACACGGTGACGGTAACCGCCGACGGCCAGATGGTGAAGGGCTGCGGCGGCGGCATATTGCCCCCGGCCGAGCTTGCCGGAACGAGCTGGACCTTCGTATCGATCGGCGGCCTGGCCGTGGCTACAGACCGCCCCACCTCGTTGCAATTCGAGGGCGAGCGGCTGAGCGGCAGCGCGGGCTGCAACCGCTTTTCGGGAAGCTACAAACACGCCGACCGGACACTGACCGCTGGTCCGCTGATAGCGACCGAAATGGCGTGCCCCGGCGCGGGCATGACACAGGAAAACGCCTTCTTCGAACTGATGCGCGGACCGGTGAGCACGAGCTTTCCGACCGACGGGACGCTGATCCTGACCGGCGCCGACGGCAAGACGGCGGTTCTGAAGCGGGCGATCTAG
- a CDS encoding sensor histidine kinase: MTAKVPAVEQEEAPLVWSARWSLTARILAVNILAVALLAGGFYYLDTYRSRLVDTRIGVMEEKLEMLDAALEAARPDQRERLIGEFTRATESRLRFYAPDGRLIADSFRAAPPTYTLRDPDLQPWKRDAARAMDRGIDWIVGAPSYPEFEEPKIDRASAWPEVIETQHSGLATSRFRYAPERTPLLSSARIVDLETPQTMLMTLNARDITRTVRAERFRLAVVVAVVLLTSVLLSLFLARTIVRPLRKLARAAVRVRLGRAREVVVPRLPSRRDEIGTLARALSDMTQALRERIDAGEHFAADVTHELKNPIASVRSAIEGLGRVRTDEQRAQLLAIADEDVRRLDRLVNDISEASRVDAQLSRTLFEPVDVGIMIESMLAGRAARAGGDAPRIAFARPRKDTATVMGDGHRLERAIDNLIDNAISFSPPGGLVCIAATRLGDEVHVRVDDDGPGIEPAQREAIFRRFHSERPDGEAFGRHSGLGLAIARTIIEGHGGTVAARDRDDGKQGASLLITLPAREGNAETG, translated from the coding sequence ATGACAGCTAAAGTACCCGCCGTCGAGCAGGAGGAAGCGCCGCTTGTCTGGTCGGCGCGCTGGTCGCTGACCGCGCGCATCCTCGCGGTCAACATCCTTGCCGTCGCGCTGCTCGCGGGCGGTTTCTATTATCTCGACACCTATCGCTCGCGGCTCGTCGACACGCGGATCGGGGTGATGGAAGAAAAGCTCGAAATGCTCGACGCAGCGCTCGAGGCGGCGCGCCCCGACCAGCGCGAGCGGCTGATCGGCGAATTCACCCGCGCCACCGAATCGCGGCTGCGCTTTTATGCTCCCGACGGGCGACTCATCGCCGACAGCTTCCGCGCCGCGCCGCCGACCTACACGCTGCGCGACCCCGACCTCCAGCCGTGGAAGCGAGATGCGGCGCGCGCGATGGACCGCGGCATCGACTGGATCGTCGGCGCGCCTTCCTATCCCGAGTTCGAGGAACCGAAGATCGACCGTGCGTCGGCATGGCCCGAAGTCATCGAAACCCAACATAGCGGGCTCGCAACGAGCCGTTTCCGCTATGCACCCGAACGCACGCCGTTGCTGAGCTCGGCGCGCATCGTCGACCTCGAAACGCCGCAGACGATGCTGATGACGCTCAACGCGCGCGACATCACGCGGACGGTGCGCGCCGAACGCTTCCGTCTCGCGGTCGTCGTCGCGGTGGTACTGCTCACGTCGGTGCTGCTGTCGCTGTTCCTTGCCCGCACGATCGTCCGTCCCCTGCGCAAGCTCGCACGCGCCGCAGTGCGCGTCCGGCTCGGCCGCGCGCGCGAGGTGGTCGTGCCGCGGCTGCCGAGCCGCCGCGACGAAATCGGCACGCTGGCGCGCGCGCTATCGGATATGACGCAAGCCTTGCGTGAGCGCATCGACGCGGGCGAGCATTTCGCCGCCGACGTGACGCACGAACTCAAGAACCCGATCGCCTCGGTGCGCTCGGCGATCGAGGGGCTGGGGCGGGTCCGCACCGACGAGCAGCGCGCGCAACTGCTGGCGATCGCCGACGAGGATGTGCGGCGGCTCGACCGGCTGGTGAACGACATCAGCGAGGCAAGCCGCGTCGACGCGCAATTGTCGCGCACCCTGTTCGAGCCCGTCGATGTCGGCATCATGATCGAATCGATGCTCGCCGGGCGCGCCGCCCGCGCCGGCGGGGACGCGCCGCGCATCGCCTTTGCCCGCCCGCGCAAGGACACCGCGACGGTGATGGGCGACGGCCACCGGCTCGAGCGCGCGATCGACAATCTGATCGACAATGCGATCAGCTTTTCGCCGCCCGGCGGGCTCGTCTGCATCGCCGCGACCCGGCTCGGCGACGAGGTGCATGTCCGCGTCGACGACGACGGCCCGGGGATCGAACCGGCGCAGCGCGAGGCGATCTTTCGCCGTTTCCACAGCGAGCGCCCCGATGGCGAAGCGTTCGGCCGCCACAGCGGCCTTGGCCTTGCGATCGCGCGCACGATCATCGAAGGCCATGGCGGTACGGTAGCGGCGCGCGACCGCGACGACGGCAAGCAGGGGGCCAGCCTGCTGATCACCCTGCCCGCGCGCGAGGGCAATGCCGAAACGGGATAG
- a CDS encoding HPr kinase/phosphorylase, whose protein sequence is MLSGRTSPPISNIHASCIAAGERGVLLLGASGQGKSDLALRLIDRGARLVADDRCDIWFERGRLWCQPPENLAGKLEVRGVGIVEQPWTGPVPLALAVRLVERYERMPPGGQVEIVAGHALPSLLLSAFETSAPIKILLALDALVAG, encoded by the coding sequence ATGCTTTCCGGCCGGACCAGCCCCCCAATATCGAATATCCATGCGAGCTGCATCGCGGCGGGCGAGCGCGGCGTCCTGCTGCTCGGCGCGTCGGGTCAGGGCAAGTCCGATCTGGCGCTGCGCCTGATCGACCGCGGGGCGCGGCTGGTCGCCGACGACCGCTGCGACATCTGGTTCGAACGGGGCCGGCTGTGGTGCCAGCCGCCCGAAAATCTGGCCGGCAAGCTGGAAGTTCGCGGCGTCGGCATCGTCGAACAGCCGTGGACCGGCCCGGTACCGCTGGCGCTCGCGGTGCGGCTGGTCGAGCGCTACGAGCGCATGCCGCCGGGGGGGCAAGTCGAAATCGTCGCGGGGCACGCGCTCCCCTCGCTGCTCCTGTCGGCGTTCGAAACCTCGGCCCCGATCAAGATCCTGCTCGCGCTCGACGCGTTGGTGGCGGGATGA